From Spirochaetota bacterium, the proteins below share one genomic window:
- a CDS encoding HNH endonuclease, which yields MSNQTTIKNRTIFCGDNLDILQGFNDNSIDLIYLDPPFNKNKSFSAPIGSNAEGAEFKDYWGMEDIKDAWLLLLKEKNPELYHFIELSGYIGDKSNKYYLVYMAMRLLEMKRILKDTGSIYLHCDNTMGHYLKLLMDVIFGHKNFRNEIIWERSPVKGAKSTSQQFGRNTESVFFFSSSQNYYFNQVYKKHDLNAKHNKFKYTDPNGRIYSRDTPLGDYSLESIQRFEDTGRIYFTKNGKKQLIRFLDESKGIAIGSIWNDIKPINQMSHERVGYPTQKPLALLERIIEASCPKGGIVLDPFCGCATTCVAAEKLGREWVGIDISKKAYELVNIRLHKEIANPDDLFKHKNALIFRDDIPERTDIEAIKLIGKAKKEIKETLYGKQHGDCAGCKQHFNLVHMEVDHIIPKSKGGADSKDNFQLLCSYCNRVKGDRPMEELLAKLKAIKSN from the coding sequence GTGTCGAATCAAACAACAATCAAAAACAGAACAATCTTTTGTGGAGATAATCTAGATATTTTACAAGGATTTAATGATAATTCTATTGATTTGATTTATTTAGATCCCCCATTTAACAAAAACAAATCTTTTTCTGCGCCTATAGGTAGTAATGCTGAAGGAGCTGAGTTCAAAGATTATTGGGGAATGGAAGACATCAAAGATGCTTGGTTATTATTATTAAAAGAGAAAAATCCAGAATTGTATCATTTTATAGAGCTTAGTGGATATATTGGAGATAAGAGTAACAAATACTATCTCGTCTATATGGCAATGCGTCTCTTAGAGATGAAGCGTATTCTCAAGGACACAGGTAGTATCTATCTTCATTGTGATAATACGATGGGACATTATCTTAAGCTACTGATGGATGTTATTTTTGGGCATAAAAATTTTCGTAATGAAATTATATGGGAAAGAAGTCCTGTTAAAGGAGCTAAATCAACATCGCAACAATTTGGAAGAAATACCGAGAGTGTTTTCTTTTTTTCATCTTCTCAAAATTATTATTTTAACCAAGTATACAAAAAACATGATCTAAATGCGAAGCATAATAAATTCAAATATACTGATCCTAATGGTAGGATATATAGTAGGGATACTCCTTTGGGTGATTATAGTTTAGAATCTATTCAACGTTTTGAAGATACAGGTCGTATATATTTTACAAAAAATGGAAAAAAACAATTAATAAGATTTCTTGATGAATCTAAAGGTATTGCTATTGGGTCTATTTGGAATGATATAAAGCCTATCAATCAAATGAGCCATGAAAGAGTTGGTTATCCTACCCAAAAACCATTAGCATTATTAGAGCGAATTATAGAGGCATCATGCCCTAAGGGTGGGATAGTATTAGATCCTTTCTGTGGATGTGCTACTACCTGTGTTGCAGCAGAAAAGCTTGGTAGGGAGTGGGTGGGGATAGATATCTCAAAAAAAGCTTACGAACTCGTAAATATAAGATTGCACAAAGAAATCGCAAACCCTGATGATCTATTTAAACACAAGAACGCTCTTATTTTTAGAGATGATATTCCCGAAAGAACAGATATAGAAGCAATAAAACTTATAGGTAAAGCCAAAAAAGAGATCAAAGAAACGCTCTACGGCAAACAACATGGCGATTGTGCAGGCTGTAAACAACATTTCAATCTTGTGCATATGGAAGTAGATCATATCATTCCCAAATCCAAAGGTGGAGCGGATAGTAAGGATAATTTTCAACTACTGTGTAGTTATTGTAATAGAGTCAAAGGCGATAGACCTATGGAAGAACTATTAGCAAAATTAAAAGCAATTAAAAGCAATTAA
- a CDS encoding M3 family oligoendopeptidase, producing MSNILPIRTNYYFQGEINPHDLTLLKTWVEQLEKETPKTTLELDEFLNKVDELNHKIRDTGGEIYIKMTCDTIDKKIVEDYTAFQQNISAYYAPKDFAFKNIVLNSPALKDWVVEHGKTGSLLERILKNDSDLFREENVALEIKENELGIEYRSITGSMTVEFNGEEKTLPEMAIFLKDKDRNVREKAWRVRSEKMLTHKDELNVLFNKLYELRQEIAKNAGFDNYRDYMHQAKGRFSYTVQDIHNFHDAVESEIMPLIAELNQKRKDTLQIDNLKPWDMSVSLDGKLLKPVKKTEDLIPKHITMMQQIDPIFGENFSSMDASKLLDLFNRKNKAPGGYSYPLYKYGASFIFMNAVGLHSDLTTLIHEIGHAMHEFAQADHKYSSLLGLPMEAAELASMSMEMISMDRWKECYTDKEDFRKAKYDQIEGALKFFPWCMTIDSFQQKIYTDSGTTELREQAFIDVMDRFSNKAGLNWSGLEQEKAIQWLFQLHIFEVPFYYIEYGIAQLGALAVYREYKQNPKIAVENYKKFLNIGHQVPLADIYKIAGIELKFTKEYIRELVQFIREELKELS from the coding sequence ATGTCCAACATATTACCAATTCGTACAAATTATTATTTCCAAGGGGAGATTAATCCTCATGATTTAACTTTGCTAAAGACATGGGTAGAACAATTAGAAAAAGAAACTCCAAAAACAACACTAGAGCTTGATGAATTTCTGAATAAAGTAGATGAGCTTAATCATAAAATTCGCGATACAGGTGGTGAGATTTATATTAAGATGACTTGCGATACTATTGATAAAAAAATAGTGGAAGATTATACGGCATTTCAACAAAATATTTCTGCTTATTATGCTCCCAAAGATTTTGCCTTTAAAAATATTGTTTTGAATTCACCAGCTTTGAAAGATTGGGTTGTAGAACATGGCAAAACAGGATCTCTATTAGAAAGAATCCTCAAGAATGATAGCGATCTTTTTAGAGAAGAAAATGTAGCATTGGAAATTAAAGAAAATGAATTGGGCATAGAATACAGATCTATTACAGGTAGTATGACAGTAGAATTTAATGGCGAAGAAAAAACACTCCCTGAAATGGCTATATTTCTTAAAGATAAAGATAGAAATGTTAGAGAAAAAGCTTGGCGTGTGCGTTCTGAAAAAATGTTAACTCACAAAGATGAGCTTAATGTATTGTTTAATAAGCTTTATGAACTAAGACAAGAAATTGCAAAAAATGCTGGTTTTGATAATTATAGAGATTATATGCATCAAGCAAAAGGGCGATTCTCTTATACAGTACAAGATATTCATAATTTTCATGATGCTGTAGAATCGGAGATAATGCCTTTAATCGCTGAACTCAATCAAAAAAGAAAAGATACCTTACAAATAGATAATCTCAAACCTTGGGATATGAGTGTTTCTTTGGATGGTAAGTTGTTAAAACCTGTTAAAAAAACAGAAGATCTAATTCCCAAACATATCACGATGATGCAACAAATAGATCCTATTTTTGGTGAGAACTTTTCTTCTATGGATGCTAGTAAATTATTAGATCTATTCAATCGTAAAAATAAAGCTCCCGGTGGTTATTCTTATCCTTTGTACAAATATGGAGCATCTTTTATCTTTATGAATGCCGTTGGCTTGCATAGTGATTTAACGACACTTATTCATGAGATTGGACATGCTATGCATGAATTTGCTCAAGCAGATCATAAGTATTCTAGCCTATTAGGTCTTCCTATGGAAGCAGCTGAGTTAGCTTCTATGAGTATGGAAATGATTTCTATGGATAGATGGAAAGAATGTTATACAGATAAAGAAGATTTTCGTAAAGCAAAATATGATCAGATCGAAGGAGCATTAAAATTCTTCCCTTGGTGTATGACTATCGATAGCTTCCAACAAAAAATATACACAGATAGCGGTACTACAGAATTAAGAGAACAGGCATTTATAGATGTTATGGATCGATTTTCTAACAAGGCTGGATTAAACTGGTCTGGATTAGAACAAGAAAAAGCGATTCAATGGTTGTTTCAATTACATATATTTGAAGTACCTTTTTATTATATAGAATATGGTATTGCTCAATTAGGAGCTTTAGCAGTTTATCGTGAATACAAACAAAATCCAAAAATAGCAGTAGAAAATTATAAAAAATTTCTTAATATAGGACATCAAGTACCTCTGGCTGATATTTATAAAATAGCAGGAATAGAGTTGAAGTTCACTAAAGAATATATTAGAGAATTAGTGCAATTTATTAGAGAAGAGTTGAAAGAATTAAGTTAA
- a CDS encoding NgoPII family restriction endonuclease gives MANILKAILNFAKNKDISIVDHYRSKNKIQVTGDILEYYIKDLFCDSIHLSKEDKDRIYTHFFSYLGNTNNSPDFILKDSDAIEVKKLESTSSSIALNSSFPKNKLYNNDPLINKACRECEDKWIEKDLIYTIGNINKTNEIHSLWFLYGDCYAADYATYQKIKDFIANGINDIQGVEFSETQELGRINKVDPLEITYFRIRGMWGIEHPNKVFSYLEGLNNNILNSIILENKYMSFPEKNRQEIENSSIISIKNIEIKNPNNPAQLLKAKHIFIGKL, from the coding sequence ATGGCAAATATCTTAAAAGCTATACTTAATTTTGCTAAAAATAAAGATATATCCATTGTAGATCATTATAGAAGTAAAAATAAAATACAAGTAACAGGTGATATTCTGGAATACTATATTAAAGATTTGTTTTGTGATTCTATTCATCTATCAAAAGAAGATAAAGATAGAATATATACACATTTTTTTTCTTATTTAGGAAACACTAACAATTCCCCTGATTTTATTTTAAAAGATAGTGATGCTATTGAGGTTAAAAAATTAGAAAGCACTTCTAGTTCTATAGCTTTGAATAGTTCTTTCCCTAAAAATAAATTATATAATAATGACCCTCTTATCAATAAAGCGTGTAGAGAATGTGAAGATAAATGGATAGAAAAAGATCTAATTTATACGATTGGAAATATTAACAAAACAAATGAGATTCACTCTTTGTGGTTTTTGTATGGAGATTGTTATGCAGCCGATTATGCTACATATCAAAAAATTAAAGATTTTATTGCTAACGGTATAAACGACATACAGGGTGTTGAATTTTCTGAGACACAAGAACTTGGGAGGATTAATAAAGTAGATCCTTTAGAAATCACATATTTTCGTATTAGAGGTATGTGGGGAATAGAACATCCAAATAAAGTTTTTTCTTATCTTGAAGGCTTAAATAACAATATTTTAAATAGTATTATTTTAGAAAATAAATATATGTCTTTCCCAGAAAAAAATAGGCAAGAGATAGAAAATTCTTCTATTATTAGTATAAAAAATATTGAAATTAAAAATCCCAACAATCCAGCTCAATTGTTAAAGGCAAAACATATTTTTATTGGGAAATTATAA
- a CDS encoding PTS sugar transporter subunit IIC: MKSFMDRLLIFGEIIGNQRHLRSISTGMMMTLPFMVVGAFFLIIANPPIQLDLIDINTSNILLQILINWKKFTITHYDVLVTPFHLTMGMIGLLNAFTIAYTLAQEYKLNTTISGLISTITFLMVVAPIENGNISIEYLGTNGLFTAIIVSLLSVEITKFIKNKKIEFTLDKSIPPAIAVFINSLLPLLLNILIIYGISLVVFSITGVIFPVFIMESLSPVLFIGNNLFGYIAILVFGNILWIFGINGTSIIFPILFSLGINNTGINTELFNSGQEPTMVMNLQMFRYYALGGAGNTLGLTLLMLNSKVAQMRTVGKIAIIPGICGINEPIIFGLPIVLNPILGIPFILMPIITSLIGFYAQELGFVSLGYMVDPSFTPFFIQMFLSALDWRNVLLSFFIVFVSVLVYLPFFKLYEKQISPK, encoded by the coding sequence ATGAAAAGTTTTATGGATAGATTACTAATTTTTGGAGAAATAATAGGTAATCAACGACATTTGCGTTCTATTTCTACCGGTATGATGATGACTTTACCATTTATGGTTGTTGGCGCATTTTTCTTAATTATTGCAAATCCCCCAATCCAATTAGATTTAATAGATATCAATACTTCTAATATTTTATTACAAATATTGATAAATTGGAAAAAATTTACTATAACCCATTATGATGTGTTGGTTACACCTTTTCATTTAACAATGGGAATGATAGGATTACTCAATGCTTTTACTATAGCATATACCCTTGCACAAGAGTATAAACTTAATACTACAATTTCAGGGCTTATTTCTACTATTACATTTTTAATGGTCGTTGCACCTATAGAAAATGGAAATATTTCTATAGAATATTTAGGTACTAATGGATTATTTACAGCGATTATTGTTTCACTTTTATCTGTTGAAATCACTAAATTTATAAAAAATAAAAAAATAGAATTTACTCTTGACAAGTCTATTCCACCTGCAATAGCTGTATTTATTAATTCTCTATTACCATTATTATTGAATATATTAATAATATATGGAATAAGTTTAGTTGTATTTTCTATCACGGGCGTCATTTTCCCCGTATTTATTATGGAGTCTTTATCTCCTGTGTTATTTATAGGAAATAATTTATTTGGCTATATAGCAATTTTAGTATTTGGAAATATTTTATGGATTTTTGGTATTAATGGAACTTCCATTATTTTTCCTATTCTATTTTCCTTAGGAATTAATAATACAGGAATTAATACAGAATTATTTAATAGTGGACAAGAACCAACTATGGTAATGAATCTACAAATGTTTAGATATTATGCATTAGGAGGAGCTGGTAATACTTTGGGACTCACCTTACTTATGTTAAACAGTAAAGTTGCTCAAATGAGAACAGTCGGCAAAATTGCAATTATCCCTGGAATCTGTGGTATTAATGAACCTATTATTTTTGGATTGCCTATTGTTCTGAATCCAATACTAGGGATTCCCTTTATTTTAATGCCTATTATAACTTCATTAATAGGATTCTATGCACAAGAATTAGGATTTGTTTCTTTAGGATATATGGTTGATCCATCTTTTACACCATTTTTTATTCAGATGTTTTTATCTGCTTTAGATTGGAGAAATGTTCTATTATCCTTCTTCATAGTTTTTGTTAGTGTTCTTGTTTATTTACCATTCTTCAAACTCTATGAAAAACAAATCTCTCCTAAATAA
- a CDS encoding valine--tRNA ligase, producing MPTLPDYNPNDFEKALGLDDLQHKRFHSIPNPNKTPYTIVMPPPNVTGILHMGHILNNTIQDVLIRYKRMDGFEACWIPGLDHASIATESKVIQWLETKNINKQDIGREKFLEYAMQWKVQYGGIINEQLKRLGVSCDWDRERFTMDEEYSQEVLQSFIDLFNAGLIYKGNRMVNWCPKSRSAISDDEVEHIEEQGYLWHFAYPIKDSDQFITIATTRPETMFGDTAVMVNPTDKRYTELIGKVVILPFMNREIPIIADDYVDPEFGTGAVKVTPAHDPNDYEVALRHQLEMPVVMTENGGMNSFVPEMFRGLDRFEARKLVVEEIKKLGLLVSIKEHTHKVGYSQRGQVPIESMLSDQWFIAMKELAIEAKKAVTTGEIKFYPNHWVKTYDYWLDNIKDWCISRQLWWGHRIPIYTCESCEHQEASLSTIDTCPKCHSPVTQAEDVLDTWASSWLWSYAVHKNEEDKNYYHPTDTLVTGPDIIFFWVARMIMATKYFRKEIPFKNVYFTGIIRDDLGRKMSKTLGNSPDPIDIMEEYGADALRFSIIRLAPLGNDILYSSDKIDLGKRFANKLWNAARFVMMYAEQNNFDLKSLNDDIISYKLDDFDKSILTRYHSTVEKIRDHFDKFRINDVAKEVYDFIWGEFCDKYVENSKIALNHEDVNIRTQKLYVILSLFRRLLKLLHPIMPFVTEKLYREVFDAKELLFADYPVVNQKEIFEQSDDQMKRLDQALYMIREIRAESNVPPSTSPSGVIAVSGDLKEFFVRNITVTQKLAKLSSLEVVDAGRDVQNGEATASEYDFQVFINLEGSIDKAKEIERLTKEQERLQKAEKSINGKLNNEQFVVKAPAEVISKEKAKLEEIQNELLKVHSALAMWNKE from the coding sequence GTGCCTACATTACCAGATTATAACCCTAATGATTTCGAAAAAGCTTTAGGGCTAGATGACTTACAACACAAACGATTTCACTCTATACCCAACCCCAACAAAACTCCTTACACTATCGTGATGCCCCCTCCTAATGTAACAGGAATCTTGCATATGGGGCATATTCTAAATAATACAATTCAAGATGTATTGATCCGTTATAAAAGAATGGATGGCTTTGAAGCGTGTTGGATTCCAGGATTAGATCATGCTTCTATCGCAACAGAATCCAAAGTGATTCAATGGTTAGAAACTAAAAATATCAACAAACAAGATATAGGACGAGAGAAATTTCTTGAGTATGCCATGCAATGGAAAGTACAATATGGTGGAATTATCAATGAGCAACTCAAACGATTAGGTGTATCTTGTGATTGGGATAGAGAGCGATTTACTATGGATGAGGAATACTCTCAAGAAGTACTTCAATCTTTTATTGATTTATTTAATGCTGGTTTGATTTATAAAGGCAATAGAATGGTTAATTGGTGTCCCAAATCAAGGTCTGCTATTTCTGATGATGAGGTTGAGCATATAGAAGAGCAAGGGTATTTATGGCATTTTGCTTATCCTATCAAAGATAGTGATCAATTTATAACGATTGCTACGACAAGACCTGAAACAATGTTTGGGGATACTGCTGTTATGGTAAATCCTACTGATAAACGCTACACAGAGTTGATAGGAAAAGTAGTTATTTTACCTTTTATGAATAGAGAAATTCCTATTATTGCTGATGATTATGTAGATCCTGAATTTGGTACAGGTGCGGTGAAAGTCACCCCAGCTCACGATCCTAATGACTATGAAGTAGCGTTAAGACACCAGTTAGAGATGCCTGTAGTAATGACAGAGAATGGGGGAATGAATAGTTTTGTTCCCGAAATGTTCCGAGGATTAGATAGATTTGAAGCACGAAAACTTGTTGTTGAAGAAATCAAAAAATTAGGTTTATTAGTTTCTATTAAAGAACATACTCATAAAGTAGGATATTCACAAAGAGGGCAAGTACCTATTGAATCCATGTTATCTGATCAGTGGTTTATTGCTATGAAAGAACTAGCGATAGAAGCCAAAAAAGCAGTGACTACTGGTGAAATCAAATTTTATCCTAATCACTGGGTCAAAACTTATGATTACTGGTTGGATAATATCAAAGATTGGTGTATTTCTCGTCAATTATGGTGGGGACATAGAATTCCTATTTACACTTGTGAATCTTGTGAACATCAAGAAGCTAGTCTTTCTACTATAGATACTTGTCCAAAATGTCACTCTCCTGTTACTCAAGCTGAAGATGTTCTAGATACTTGGGCAAGTTCTTGGTTGTGGTCTTATGCAGTACATAAAAATGAAGAAGATAAAAACTACTACCACCCAACGGATACGCTTGTCACAGGTCCAGATATTATCTTTTTCTGGGTTGCTAGAATGATTATGGCAACAAAATATTTTAGAAAAGAAATCCCTTTCAAAAATGTTTACTTTACAGGGATTATTCGTGATGATCTAGGTAGAAAAATGAGCAAAACATTAGGTAATTCCCCAGATCCTATTGATATTATGGAAGAATATGGTGCTGATGCTTTGAGATTTTCTATTATTCGTTTAGCACCTTTAGGGAATGATATTCTTTATTCTTCTGACAAAATTGATTTGGGAAAGCGTTTTGCAAACAAATTATGGAATGCAGCTCGATTTGTTATGATGTATGCGGAACAAAATAATTTTGATCTTAAAAGCTTGAATGATGATATTATTTCTTATAAACTAGATGATTTTGATAAGAGTATTTTGACAAGATACCATAGCACGGTAGAAAAAATTAGAGATCATTTTGATAAATTTAGAATTAATGATGTTGCCAAAGAAGTTTATGATTTTATTTGGGGAGAGTTTTGTGATAAATATGTTGAAAACTCCAAAATAGCTCTAAATCATGAAGATGTTAATATTCGTACTCAAAAACTCTATGTGATTTTGAGTTTGTTCAGACGGCTATTGAAATTATTACATCCTATCATGCCTTTTGTTACAGAAAAATTATACAGAGAAGTTTTTGATGCTAAGGAATTGCTATTCGCAGACTATCCTGTAGTAAATCAAAAAGAAATATTCGAGCAATCAGATGATCAAATGAAGCGCTTAGATCAAGCTTTGTATATGATACGCGAAATTCGAGCAGAAAGTAATGTTCCACCAAGTACTAGTCCTTCAGGAGTAATTGCTGTTTCTGGTGATCTTAAAGAATTTTTCGTGAGGAATATTACTGTTACTCAAAAATTAGCGAAGCTTTCTAGCTTAGAAGTAGTGGACGCTGGTAGAGATGTGCAAAATGGAGAGGCAACTGCCTCAGAGTACGACTTCCAAGTATTTATCAATTTGGAAGGGAGCATAGACAAAGCCAAAGAGATAGAAAGGCTAACAAAAGAACAAGAGCGTCTCCAAAAAGCTGAAAAGTCTATCAATGGAAAGCTAAACAACGAGCAATTCGTGGTAAAAGCTCCTGCCGAAGTTATCTCCAAAGAAAAAGCCAAATTAGAAGAAATTCAAAATGAATTACTAAAAGTTCATAGTGCTTTAGCTATGTGGAATAAGGAGTAG
- a CDS encoding DNA cytosine methyltransferase has translation MNIVSLFSGCGGLDLGFKKAGFQIAWANEFDKTIWDTFRFNFPNTPLETRDIRNILSNEIPDNIHGIIGGPPCQSFSEAGKRLGQEDQRGQLFLDYIRIVRDKKPMFFVAENVSGMLHSKHKNFVDFIVDSFEKIGYNISFQLLNAHDYDVAQDRKRVVFVGYRKDITTKVFKIDPVVNKKNNILKDVIWDLNDKAVPALDKNKANKNLKIFNHEYMTGFFSTIFMSRNRVRGWDEPSFTIQAGGRHAPIHPQAPKMIKIEKDKQIFKQGYEDLYRRLSVRECARIQSFPDDFIFKYIDVATGYKMIGNAVPVNLGYHIAMQIKRDLNI, from the coding sequence ATGAATATTGTTTCATTATTTTCTGGGTGTGGTGGTCTAGATTTAGGATTTAAAAAAGCAGGTTTTCAAATTGCTTGGGCAAATGAATTTGATAAAACTATTTGGGATACTTTTCGTTTTAATTTTCCGAACACACCTTTAGAAACAAGAGATATTAGAAATATTTTGTCTAATGAAATTCCCGATAATATACATGGTATTATTGGTGGACCACCTTGTCAAAGTTTTAGCGAGGCTGGAAAACGATTAGGACAGGAAGATCAAAGAGGACAATTGTTTTTAGATTATATAAGAATTGTTCGTGATAAAAAGCCTATGTTTTTTGTAGCTGAAAATGTATCAGGAATGTTACATTCAAAACACAAAAATTTTGTTGATTTTATAGTAGACTCTTTTGAAAAAATAGGATATAACATCTCATTTCAACTATTAAATGCACACGATTATGATGTTGCTCAGGATAGAAAAAGAGTTGTTTTTGTTGGTTATAGAAAAGATATTACAACAAAAGTTTTTAAAATAGATCCTGTTGTTAACAAAAAAAACAATATATTAAAAGATGTTATTTGGGATCTAAACGATAAAGCAGTTCCAGCTCTTGATAAGAATAAAGCTAATAAAAACTTAAAAATTTTCAATCATGAGTATATGACAGGTTTTTTTTCAACAATCTTTATGTCTAGGAATAGAGTGCGTGGTTGGGATGAGCCATCTTTTACCATACAAGCAGGGGGAAGACATGCTCCTATACACCCTCAGGCTCCTAAAATGATTAAGATAGAAAAAGATAAACAAATCTTTAAACAGGGATATGAAGATTTATACAGACGATTATCTGTAAGAGAATGTGCAAGGATTCAATCGTTTCCAGATGACTTTATATTTAAATATATAGATGTAGCAACAGGTTACAAAATGATAGGGAATGCAGTTCCTGTAAATTTAGGATACCATATAGCAATGCAGATAAAACGAGATTTAAACATATAA
- a CDS encoding MBL fold metallo-hydrolase, whose product MIKQYENGAFSQNTWVYFNTDTEEAIIVDPGDDLDGLYNIIGTYNITHIFITHGHIDHIQGLTEIKNIYPSAIIVAHELANETLPNPHKNLSHKWGLDVIAPKPDWTYNTESATITAAGQEWTLIHTPGHAVDHTVFFGQDMTMFGGDIIFEQGSVGRVDLDGCDPIAMRVSIAKTLSAPLEATVYPGHGSPFTIQEARPFFQELNF is encoded by the coding sequence ATGATCAAACAATACGAAAATGGAGCTTTTAGCCAAAATACTTGGGTTTATTTTAATACGGATACTGAAGAAGCAATTATTGTTGATCCTGGAGATGACTTAGATGGATTATACAATATTATTGGCACCTATAATATTACTCATATTTTTATTACCCATGGGCATATAGATCATATTCAAGGATTAACTGAAATAAAGAATATTTACCCTTCTGCAATTATTGTAGCACATGAATTAGCTAACGAAACATTACCAAATCCTCATAAAAATCTTTCTCACAAATGGGGGTTAGATGTTATTGCACCGAAGCCAGATTGGACTTATAATACAGAAAGTGCAACTATCACAGCGGCAGGACAAGAGTGGACATTGATTCATACGCCAGGTCATGCGGTTGATCACACCGTGTTTTTTGGTCAAGATATGACGATGTTCGGTGGAGATATAATTTTTGAACAAGGTAGTGTTGGTCGTGTAGACCTAGATGGATGTGATCCTATAGCAATGCGTGTTTCTATTGCCAAAACCCTATCAGCACCTCTTGAAGCAACTGTTTATCCAGGCCATGGTAGTCCTTTTACTATTCAAGAAGCAAGACCTTTCTTTCAGGAATTAAATTTCTAA
- a CDS encoding DUF1919 domain-containing protein has translation MKKYSKLLKYIYYIFLLLLPVFTMILAIIINPSFDSKNNLLLITSLLLLWALLSFSIIKYLYLKFIIKITQYIITHYLSKVTFISQDCSGSGLYKCLNLKYLSPFIGILFEGTVYNNFLKDLRFHLSQPIIFIPRAKTLTLKKENEHILADYPVFQLGNPDMEIHWIHSDNEEDIKNKWNSRKERINYERIITINAPEKYKNKFFRNIQISDEEIKIIKDNKEFTFSTRKFSPDNEKRWEYHFEQIKIISKSLKILLLLI, from the coding sequence ATGAAGAAATACTCAAAACTTCTTAAATATATATATTATATTTTTTTACTTTTATTACCTGTTTTTACAATGATCTTAGCTATCATAATAAATCCAAGTTTTGATAGTAAAAACAATCTATTATTAATCACCTCTTTACTATTATTATGGGCTTTATTATCATTTTCTATTATAAAATATTTATATCTAAAATTTATTATCAAAATCACTCAATATATTATAACACATTATCTATCAAAAGTAACTTTTATCAGTCAGGATTGTTCTGGAAGTGGACTATATAAATGTCTGAATTTAAAATATTTATCACCTTTCATTGGTATACTATTTGAAGGCACTGTGTATAATAACTTTTTAAAAGATCTACGATTTCATCTCTCCCAACCTATAATTTTTATTCCTAGAGCAAAAACTTTAACATTAAAAAAAGAAAATGAACATATATTAGCCGATTATCCTGTTTTTCAACTAGGAAACCCCGATATGGAAATACATTGGATTCACTCAGATAACGAAGAAGATATTAAAAATAAATGGAATAGTCGTAAAGAAAGAATTAATTATGAGAGAATCATCACTATTAATGCTCCAGAAAAATATAAAAATAAATTTTTTAGAAATATCCAGATAAGTGATGAAGAAATCAAAATTATCAAAGACAATAAAGAATTTACTTTTTCTACTAGAAAGTTCTCTCCCGATAATGAAAAAAGATGGGAATATCACTTTGAGCAAATAAAAATCATCTCAAAATCTCTTAAGATCTTACTACTATTAATATAA